Proteins encoded by one window of Astatotilapia calliptera chromosome 13, fAstCal1.2, whole genome shotgun sequence:
- the eno4 gene encoding enolase 4 isoform X1, whose amino-acid sequence MSHRAFSKRVCEDKRDFDEMKNAAVEFYRVSRVPQDMERALHQLFLHRPADLHGYLADYFANLAAPPRISRVTGRQVYDARGRLSVEAEVYCVVHNKDKSMSSAAVSSHLVPESQERTEHVMAAVLWINEPLNSMLKDRNPCDQLQIDDILSTFFKDRCLEEKEVRDRERPEVIPSSSPPQTKDKKIINKGKKSIVEKPFPAVEPQKPVLQGSLAVGSVSLAVAKTGAQIQGIHLYEHIAALRNQEPPAQFHIPVSLVTLLSCGKTSPGKLNLLEEVILIPKVGQQVKQIITMALEVQKEMMRIMKTLTNGGASEAFVCDSGALAVSHERAEQPLDLIAEACTNLGVPLGTQIHLALNCAAHELLDPSKGKYEVATGVLKSPDELVDLYQTLISKYPAVVALIDPFRQEDGDQWEKLSSMIGNSCSLLSDVSYKSQGPPLPGVRGHILKHINETTVSDLIHMTSEQQGSVLMGTTCSEPCSEDSLSDIAVGLGLHYVKLGGLSGAERMTKYNRLISIEEELAQQGILVFKEKHPPPLFPDNPHKHSGTEGARSGLEEHSSHLIQTDL is encoded by the exons GCGGATTACTTTGCAAACCTCGCGGCACCACCGAGAATCAGCAGAGTGACGGGACGGCAGGTTTACGATGCCAGAGGACGACTTTCTGTTGAGGCAGAGGTCTACTGTGTTGTTCACAACAAGGACAAG AGCATGTCATCAGCTGCTGTTTCGAGCCACTTGGTCCCTGAGAGTCAAGAGAGGACTGAGCATGTGATGGCTGCTGTGCTGTGGATCAATGAGCCTCTGAACAGCATGCTGAAAGACCGAAATCCTTGTGACCAGTTACAAATCGACGATATACTCAG CACTTTCTTTAAGGACCGCTGTCTGGAGGAAAAAGAGGTCCGGGACAGGGAGAGGCCTGAGGTGATTCCctcttcatctcctccacaAACTAAAGACAAGAAGATCATTAATAAAG gTAAAAAGAGCATCGTGGAAAAGCCATTTCCTGCAGTGGAACCACAAAAGCCAGTTCTACAGGGAAGCTTGGCTGTTGGCTCAGTGTCGCTGGCTGTGGCCAAAACTGGGGCACAGATACAGGGCATCCATCTGTACGAACACATAGCAGCTCTGAGGAACCAGGAG CCTCCGGCACAGTTTCATATCCCTGTTTCCTTGGTGACATTGCTCAGCTGTGGCAAGACCTCGCCGGGAAAACTGAATTTACTGGAGGAAGTGATCCTGATCCCCAAAGTGGGACAACAAGTCAAACAA ATCATCACAATGGCTCTTGAGGTACAGAAGGAGATGATGAGAATAATGAAAACTTTAACCAATGGCGGG GCCAGCGAAGCATTTGTATGTGACAGCGGGGCCCTGGCTGTAAGCCACGAGCGAGCAGAGCAGCCTCTGGATCTGATCGCTGAAGCCTGCACCAACCTTGGAGTTCCACTGGGCACACAGATCCATTTAGCTTTGAACTGTGCTGCTCATGAGCTCCTGGACCCT TCTAAGGGGAAGTATGAAGTTGCTACTGGAGTTCTGAAATCGCCCGATGAGTTAGTCGACCTGTACCAAACCCTCATCAGCAAATACCCAGCAGTGGTGGCTTTAATAGACCCATTTAGGCAAGAG GACGGAGACCAGTGGGAGAAGCTGAGCAGTATGATTGGAAACTCGTGTTCACTGCTCTCTGATGTCTCCTACAAGTCACAGGGACCTCCCCTTCCTGGAGTCAGAGGCCATATCTTAAAACATATCAATGAGACAACAGTCAGTGACCTGATCCACATGACATCAGAGCAACAAG GTTCTGTGTTGATGGGAACTACATGCAGTGAGCCATGCAGTGAGGATTCTTTGTCAGATATA GCTGTGGGTCTGGGCCTGCACTATGTCAAACTGGGAGGTCTAAGTGGGGCTGAGAGGATGACTAAATACAACCGGCTGATTTCTATAGAAGAAGAACTGGCCCAACAGGGAATCCTtg TCTTTAAGGAGAAGCACCCTCCTCCACTGTTCCCTGACAACCCACATAAGCATTCAGGCACCGAGGGAGCAAGGTCTGGATTGGAGGAACACAGCTCACATCTGATTCAGACGGATCTTTGA